The stretch of DNA TGAAGAAGGCCATCCGTGAGCTCGGGCTGGGCGAGCCCGACAAGGGCGGCGAGGGCACCGCGGGGCTGGTGCGCGAGCGCCGCGAGCAGGCCGACTGGGTGGAGCTGCCGGCCGAGGCGCTGGCGGCCGCGATCGGGAAGTGGGAGGTCGAGATGCGCAAGGCCGCCGACGATCTCGACTTCGAGCGCGCGGCCCAGCTCCGCGACCGGATCCGGTCGGCGAAGCAGGAGGCCCTCGGCCTCGGTGGGGACACCGAGCTGGACCGGGTCGTCGCCCTCTCCAAGGCCTTCGCCCGCTCCGCCGGCCGCAAGCGCCGGGACAAGAAGCACCGCTGATCCCCGAGCCCCTCCCCCTCAGTGGTCGTGGCGGTGGTGCAGGTCCGGCGTGTGAGGGTGGCTGTGCAGCCGGTCGTCGTGGGAGTGCTCGTGGCTGTGCCAGAGCCAGGCCGGCAGGCCCGGGTGGACGTGATCGTGGTGGCCGTCGTCGTGACGGTGCCGGTGCACGTGTTCCTGCGGCGCATGAGTGTGCTCGTGGGCGTGCCGCTCGGTGTGCATCAGCCAGAGGGCGAGCACCATCATCACCCCTGCGAGGGCCTCCACCGGCGTGATGGCCTCGCCCAGGGTGGTCCAGGCGAGGGCGAGGCCCCAGAAGGGGGCGGTGGCGAAGATCATCTGGGAGCGGCTCGCGCCGAGCTGCTGCGCCCCGGAGACGTAGAGCACCAGCGACGCGCCGTACGCGAGCGCGCCGACCCCCAGCCCCAGGCCCACGACGGGGAGGGCGCCGGGCGTACCCTCGAGGAAGAGGCCGAGGCCGAGGTTCACGGCGCCGGCCGCCAGCCCCTTGGCCAGGGTGGACTGTGCGGGGGTGAGCCCGTCGATCAGCGCCGTCAGGTTGTTGTCGAGTCCCCAGGCGAGGCAGGCGGCCAGGATGAGCACCGCCGCGCCCGCGTTGCCGAAGCCGGAGGGAGAGGCGACCAGCACGCTCGCGCCCACCACGAGGCCCGCGGCCAGCCAGGCGCGGCCGTCGAGGTGCTCGCGGAAGAAGAGCAGCCCCAGCGCGACGGTCGCTGGCGTCTCCAGGTTCAGCCAGAGGGCCACCGAGGAGGCCGGCGCCAGCGTGAGGCCCGAGAGCAGGAGGAGGGGCCCCAGGATGCCCCCGAAGAGGATCGCGCCGGTGAGCAGGAGCCCGTTGCGGCGATCGACCACGAGCCGGCGGGCCGGACGCCGCAGGGCGAAGGGGAGCACGCCCAGGGCCGCGCCGAGGTAGAGCAGGCCGGCCAGGCTGAAGGGACCCAGGCCGTCGAGGAGGACCTTGGCCGCTGGCGTCGAGGCGCCGAAGAGCGCCGCGGCGAGCAGGCACCAGAGGACGGGGGCCGTCGGCGCCCTGCTCATCGTCTCTCGCTCGGGACCATCGGCCAGGGACTACTCCAGGGACCAGCTCGCCTCGACCAGGGCCCACTCCTCGGTGAGCTCCGTCCTGCCGCCGAACTCGGAGTCGTCGTTCTCCGGCGTCGAGGGGCGCTTCTTCCGCAGCAGCTCACCCACCGCGGTGACCTTCCGGCCGAGCTGCTCCTCGGCCCAGGCCTCGCCGACCGCGTGGAGGTAGAGGGGGCCCTGGGGGGTGTGGAGGATCGGGCCGGCCTTGGCGTTCCGGGCCGTGCCGCTGACCAGGACCAGGCGCCCCAGCCCCTGCTTCCACTCGGGGGCAGGATCGAGCACGTCCTGGTCGCCCTCGGCGCCGGTGGAGATCGCGCCCCCGGCGTCCACCGTGGGGGAGGGGATCAGCTTGCGGCGCCCGGGGACGCCCAGGACCTCGACGGGCGTGCCATCGAGGGCCTCGGGCCACTCGGCGAGGCCGGCGAGGTAGATCGGGTCGCCGCTGGCGCCGACGATCACGGCGCCGCCCTTGGCCTGGCGGGCGGTGCCGGTGAGGGCCTGCTGCGCTGCGGTCGTCTTCACGTTCACCGGCTCCGCCTCCCTGGCCTCGGGGCGCGATCCGGTGCAGGCCGTGGCCAGCAGGATCACCGCCCCGAGGAGGCCGATTCGCAGTCCGCCCATCAGGCGATCGCGACGTACTTCTCGGCCTTGGCGCCGCAGATCGGGCAGGCCTCGG from Deltaproteobacteria bacterium encodes:
- a CDS encoding DMT family transporter produces the protein MSRAPTAPVLWCLLAAALFGASTPAAKVLLDGLGPFSLAGLLYLGAALGVLPFALRRPARRLVVDRRNGLLLTGAILFGGILGPLLLLSGLTLAPASSVALWLNLETPATVALGLLFFREHLDGRAWLAAGLVVGASVLVASPSGFGNAGAAVLILAACLAWGLDNNLTALIDGLTPAQSTLAKGLAAGAVNLGLGLFLEGTPGALPVVGLGLGVGALAYGASLVLYVSGAQQLGASRSQMIFATAPFWGLALAWTTLGEAITPVEALAGVMMVLALWLMHTERHAHEHTHAPQEHVHRHRHDDGHHDHVHPGLPAWLWHSHEHSHDDRLHSHPHTPDLHHRHDH